The region GCACGATCGACCTGGCGCAGGCGCAAGAGCGCGCCGACGAGCTGACCGACGCCGCCGTTTAAGCCAGCCCGGCCGGGGCGTGCCTGCGCATGCCCGGGCCTGGCGACAATCTGGATATCATCATGCTTGCAAAACGTATCATCCCCTGCCTCGACGTGACCAATGGCCGCGTCGTCAAAGGCGTCAATTTCACGGAATTGCGCGACGCCGGCGACCCGGTGGAAATCGCCCGCCGCTACGACGAGCAGGGCGCCGATGAAATCACCTTCCTCGACATTACCGCCTCGAGCGACAACCGCGGCCTGATCTTCGACATCATCGAAGCGGTGGCCTCGCAAGTGTTCATCCCGCTGACGGTGGGCGGCGGCGTGCGCGTGGTGGAAGACGTGCGCCGGTTGCTCAACGCGGGCGCCGACAAGGTCAGCATCAACACCTCGGCCGTGACGAATCCGCAGCTGGTGTTTGAGGCATCGCAAAAGCATGGCTCGCAATGCATCGTCGTGGCCATCGACGCCAAGCAGGTGTCACCGGGCAAGTGGGAAGTGTTTACCCACGGCGGACGCACCGCCACGGGCCTGGACGCGTTCGAGTGGGCGCGTAAAATGGAAAGCCTGGGCGCCGGTGAAATCTTGCTGACCAGCATGGACCGCGACGGCACCAAGGTGGGGTTTGATTTGGGCTTGACGCGCGGCGTGTCCGACGCCGTCAGCATTCCCGTCATCGCCTCGGGCGGCGTGGGCGGCTTGCAGGACCTGGTCGACGGCATCAAGGTGGGTCGCGCGGACGCCGTGCTGGCCGCCAGCATCTTCCACTATGGCCAGCACACGGTGCAGGAAGCCAAGCGCTTCATGGCGCAGCAGGGCATTCCCATGCGCCTGGCATAATCAGCGTCCAACCCGGGATAGAACCATATGCAAAACGCAACGATCGTATCGAGCAATGCCAAGTGGCTGAAAAAGGTCAAATGGGACGAGCATGGGCTGGTGCCCGTGATCGCGCAGGAGGCGGGCAGCAATGACGTGCTGATGTTTGCCTGGATGAACCGCGACGCCCTGGCGCGCACGGTGGAACTGGGTGAAGCCGTATACTGGAGCCGTTCGCGCAAGAAACTGTGGCACAAGGGCGAAGAGTCGGGCCACACGCAAAAGGTGCTGGAAATCCGCCTCGATTGCGACGAAGACGTGGTCTTGCTGAAAATCGAGCAGGCCGGCGGCATCGCCTGCCATACGGGCCGCCACTCGTGCTTCTTCCAGAAGTTCGAAGGCGACGAGAAAACGGGCGAATGGCAAGTCACCGACCCGGTGCTGAAAGACCCCGAAACGATATACGCGGAAACCAAGAACAAATGAGTGAAACTTTAAAGCGCCTGGCCGCCGTGATCGAATCGCGCAAGCCGGCCAATGGCGGCGACCCCGCCACCTCCTATGTGGCGCGCCTGTTTGCCAAGGGCGACGATGCCATCTTGAAAAAAATCGGCGAAGAGGCGACGGAAACCGTGATGGCCGCCAAGGATGCGCGGCGCGACAACGACCCGTCCAAGGTTCTGTACGAGTGCGCCGACCTGTGGTTTCACAGCCTGGTGATGCTGGCGCAGTTCGACCTGACGCCGCAGCAGGTGCTTGACGAGCTGGCGCGCCGCGAAGGCCTGTCCGGTCTCGAAGAGAAGGCGGCGCGCAAGGATGAGCTGCGCGATGCCGGCGAAACGGATAAACACTGATTGATGGGAGCGCGCGTGGATAACTGTATTTTTTGCAAGATTGCTGCAAAACAAATTCCTTCGAGCATAGTCTATGAAGACGAGGACTTGCTGGCCTTCAAGGACATCAACCCGGCCGCCCCCGTGCACCTGCTGTTGATACCGAAGCAGCACGTGGCCAGCCTGTCCGACTGCGACGACAGCCATACGGCAGTGCTGGGCAAGCTGCTGCGCCTGGCGCCGAAGCTCGCTGCCGAATTCGGTTGTGCCGTCAGCTATGACGCCGATGGCGTGCCGTCCGGCGGCTTCAAGACCATGATCAACAGCGGCCCGGACGGCGGGCAAGAGGTGTACCACCTGCACATGCACGTGTATGGCGGCCCGCGTCCCTGGCGCGGCCAGCACTGATTTCGCCGCGCGCCGGGTTCGCGTGTATACTACCCGCATTGGTTGACGCTATTCGGGCACCGTCCCGCAAGGAGAATGTGATGGGTTCATTGAGTATTTGGCACTGGCTGATCGTTCTGGTCATTGTGATGCTGGTCTTCGGCACCAAGAAACTGGGCAATATCGGCGGTGATATCGGCAAGGCCGTCAAAGGCTTCAAGGATGGCGTCAAGGGCGAAGATGATGCCCCGGCAGCCAACACTCCTCCTGCTGCGCCATCGCAAGTGGCCGACAAAAGCACCATCGACGTCGAGACGAAAGAGAAAAGCAAGTCCTGATAGCGTGGCGGGGCGATTGCCTCGTCCGGTAACGGCACTTGTCCGCTTATGATCGATCTCGGTCTCTCTAAAATCGCCATCATCGGCGTGGTTGCACTGATAGTCATCGGCCCTGAAAAGCTGCCGAAAGTGGCGCGCATGGCCGGTACCCTGTATGGCCGCGCGCAGCGCTACCTGAACCAGGTGAAATCCGAAGTCTCGCGCGAAATCGAAATGGAAGAGCTGAAGAACCTGCAGAAGGAAGTGCAGGAGGCGGCCCATTCCGTCAAGCAAAGCGTGGAGAAATCCATGCATGGCGTGGAAAACTCGATCTCGGGCAACCTGGCCGAGGTGGAAAACGCATGGCGCGGCGACTCCGCCACGTATGCGGGGCATGACGATGGGCACGATGCCCATGAAGCCATGCTGCGCGCCACCAACGATGACCTGGCCCGCAAGGCGCGCGAATTCCGCCGCAAGAAGCTGGTGCGCAATTCCGCCATTCCCGGCTGGTACAAGCAGCGCCATGGCGGCAAGATGCACGTGCAGTCGGCTGCCGCCCGCGTGGCGCGTTTCCGTCCGCGCGCCAGTTCCTCCTCCTTTTACTCATGAGTAGCAAATCCCCGGTGGAAGAAACCTTTATCTCGCATCTGGTCGAGCTGCGCAACCGCCTGGTCAAGGCCTCGATCGGCATCGCCGTCGTCTGCGCCGTGCTGTTTTACTGGCCAGGCCCGTCGCAGATCTACGACTTCATCGCCGCGCCGATGATCGCCTCGCTGCCGGCCGGCTCGAAAATGATCGCCACCGGCGTCATCTCGCCCTTCCTGGTGCCGATGAAAGTGACCCTGGTGATCGCCTTCATCGTCGCCCTGCCCTGGGTGCTGTACCAGATGTGGGCCTTCATCGCCCCCGGCCTGTATACGCATGAAAAGCGCCTGATCGCGCCGCTCGTCATTTCCTCGTCGCTGCTGTTCATGGCCGGCGTGGCCTTCTGCTACTTCTTTGTCTTTGGCCGCGTGTTTCACTTCATCAGCGACTTTTCGCCGTCGTCGATCGCCGTGACCCCCGATATCGAAAACTACCTCGATTTCGTCATGTCGATGTGCCTGGCCTTTGGCGCCACCTTCGAAGTGCCCGTCGTGGTGGTCATCCTCGTGCGCATGGGCCTGGTGTCCATCGCGAAGCTCAAGGAAGTGCGCCCGTACGTGATCGTCGGCGCCTTCGTCATTGCCGCCATCGTTACGCCGCCGGACGTGGTCAGCCAGTTTTCGCTGGCCATTCCCATGTGCCTGCTGTTCGAGCTGGGCTTGCTGGTGGCGCCCATCTTCGTCAAGGCCACGCAGGCGCCGGAAGAGGCATCCTAAAGCCAGCTCCACCACGTGCAGATGCAGGCCGCTGCTTCCTCGGGAGCCGCGGCTTTTTTATCGAGCGGGACGTTAGTGGGTGCTTACTGCGGCATCAGTTTGCCGAGGATGTCTTCGTCAAGGCCACGCAGGCGCCGGAAGAGGCATCCTAAAGCCAGCTCCACCACGTGCAGATGCAGGCCGCTGCTTCCTCGGGAGCCGCGGCTTTTTTATCGAGCGGGACGTTAGTGGGTGCTTACTGCGGCATCAGTTTGCCGAGGATGGCCAGGTTGAGCAGCATCAGGCTGCGCATCATCCAGTGCACGTGTTTCCTGTCGGCGCCATGGCGCAAGTCCAGGCATTCCAGGAAGGCGTCGAATTTTTGCCCCAGCGTCTCTATCCTGGTATTGCGTGTCAATGCCAGGGCATCCAATTCCAGGGCATCTATCCTCGTGTCGAGCTGATGCTCCAGTGCATCTATTCTGGTAGCGAGTGTCAGTTCCAGGGCATCCCCCTGGTGTCGACCTTTTGCGCCAGCGGCGTGAATTCCCCCGGCAGATTGCGCTCCAGCGCCGCCAGCTCGCCACGCACGACGACGGCCGCGCCCAGCACATCACCGACGGGCGCCGCATGGACTGTCGCTTGCGGCGTGACCATGCCTGCCGAGGCGAGGCGTTTGGCGTAATCGCGGGTGTCGCACTGGACGGACATATGCATGGACCTTCCTGACCATCACCCTAGCAGAAAAATTGGCAATTGCCGGTGAGGAGAGCGGTGGCGCCTGCCTTCCTGTCAGCGTAGGCGCTACGGCGCCGGGCGGTTTGCGGTGGCGCAAACGCATGCAAAAAGGGCGCCGCAGCGCCCTTTGCAAGCTGAGGATGCGTGCGGCTTAATTCATCAATTCCTTGATGACTTTCACGGGCGCGCTGCCATAGCTGAGGAATTGTTCATGGAAATCCTTCAGCACGAATTTGCTGCCCAGCGCTTGCTTGCGCTGTTCGCGCAAGTCCATGATTTCGCTGTAGCCGCTGAAATAGCTGGTCAGCTGCACCGAGCTCAGCTGCACGCGGCGCCATTTCTCCGTCGCTTCGCGCTGCGTCTGGAAGGCCTGGCGCGTCAGCAGGTCGAGCGCCTGTTCTCGCGTCATGCCCAGCACGTGCACGCTGTAGTCGAGGATGGTGTTGGTGACGCTGCGCAAGTTCCACTTCGAGTACATCAGCCACATTTCCGGCGCGTTATTGCCATAGCCCGATTCGAGCATCATGCGCTCGCCATACACGGCCCAGCCTTCGATCATGGCGCCATTGCCGAAGATCGACTTGGCCAGCGACGGCGACTTGTTGGCGTACACGAGCTGCGTGTAGTGGCCGGGGATGGCTTCGTGGATGTTCAGGATCTGCAAGATCCAGTGGTTGTATTCGCGCAAGCTGCTTTCCGCCTGTTCCGGCGTTTCGCCGTCGAGCGGCGTCACGTTGTAATAGGTGCGGTCTTGCGGACGATACGGGCCGGGCGCCTCGATGCTGGCGCCGGCCACGCCGCGCTGGTAGGCCGGCGTTTCACGCACGACGAGCGGCTTTTTCGGGTCCATCGTCAGCAGGTTGTGGCTGGCCACCCATTCCTGCAATTCCGGGATCTGGCGGCGGATTTCCGGCACGAAATCGGCTGGCGCCACGTGGTTGCTCGACAGCTTGTCGATGACCATGCCGATCTTCGCCGTGCGGTCGGCCGGCTTGGCCGCGTTGCCCATGGTTTTCAGCCACAGCTCGTCGGACAGGCTGTCCATGTGTTCAAGCAGTT is a window of Janthinobacterium sp. 1_2014MBL_MicDiv DNA encoding:
- the hisF gene encoding imidazole glycerol phosphate synthase subunit HisF is translated as MLAKRIIPCLDVTNGRVVKGVNFTELRDAGDPVEIARRYDEQGADEITFLDITASSDNRGLIFDIIEAVASQVFIPLTVGGGVRVVEDVRRLLNAGADKVSINTSAVTNPQLVFEASQKHGSQCIVVAIDAKQVSPGKWEVFTHGGRTATGLDAFEWARKMESLGAGEILLTSMDRDGTKVGFDLGLTRGVSDAVSIPVIASGGVGGLQDLVDGIKVGRADAVLAASIFHYGQHTVQEAKRFMAQQGIPMRLA
- the hisI gene encoding phosphoribosyl-AMP cyclohydrolase, whose amino-acid sequence is MQNATIVSSNAKWLKKVKWDEHGLVPVIAQEAGSNDVLMFAWMNRDALARTVELGEAVYWSRSRKKLWHKGEESGHTQKVLEIRLDCDEDVVLLKIEQAGGIACHTGRHSCFFQKFEGDEKTGEWQVTDPVLKDPETIYAETKNK
- a CDS encoding phosphoribosyl-ATP diphosphatase, coding for MSETLKRLAAVIESRKPANGGDPATSYVARLFAKGDDAILKKIGEEATETVMAAKDARRDNDPSKVLYECADLWFHSLVMLAQFDLTPQQVLDELARREGLSGLEEKAARKDELRDAGETDKH
- a CDS encoding histidine triad nucleotide-binding protein, whose product is MDNCIFCKIAAKQIPSSIVYEDEDLLAFKDINPAAPVHLLLIPKQHVASLSDCDDSHTAVLGKLLRLAPKLAAEFGCAVSYDADGVPSGGFKTMINSGPDGGQEVYHLHMHVYGGPRPWRGQH
- the tatA gene encoding Sec-independent protein translocase subunit TatA → MGSLSIWHWLIVLVIVMLVFGTKKLGNIGGDIGKAVKGFKDGVKGEDDAPAANTPPAAPSQVADKSTIDVETKEKSKS
- the tatB gene encoding Sec-independent protein translocase protein TatB → MIDLGLSKIAIIGVVALIVIGPEKLPKVARMAGTLYGRAQRYLNQVKSEVSREIEMEELKNLQKEVQEAAHSVKQSVEKSMHGVENSISGNLAEVENAWRGDSATYAGHDDGHDAHEAMLRATNDDLARKAREFRRKKLVRNSAIPGWYKQRHGGKMHVQSAAARVARFRPRASSSSFYS
- the tatC gene encoding twin-arginine translocase subunit TatC — encoded protein: MSSKSPVEETFISHLVELRNRLVKASIGIAVVCAVLFYWPGPSQIYDFIAAPMIASLPAGSKMIATGVISPFLVPMKVTLVIAFIVALPWVLYQMWAFIAPGLYTHEKRLIAPLVISSSLLFMAGVAFCYFFVFGRVFHFISDFSPSSIAVTPDIENYLDFVMSMCLAFGATFEVPVVVVILVRMGLVSIAKLKEVRPYVIVGAFVIAAIVTPPDVVSQFSLAIPMCLLFELGLLVAPIFVKATQAPEEAS